A portion of the Pseudomonas sp. PSE14 genome contains these proteins:
- a CDS encoding GNAT family N-acetyltransferase, which translates to MTDLTYRPAVPDDAALCITIRGLTRENAFSEEELRALGITAESWSRGIQDGSCPGFVACREGQMIGYCFGDVESGEIVVLALLPAYEGQGIGKTLLGLMIETLARQGFKRLFLACSSDPKVRSHGFYRYLGWVPTGERDEYGDDILELSVH; encoded by the coding sequence ATGACCGACCTGACGTATCGCCCTGCCGTACCTGATGACGCTGCCCTGTGCATCACGATCCGCGGACTGACGAGAGAAAACGCCTTTTCCGAGGAGGAGCTGCGTGCATTGGGCATCACCGCCGAGTCATGGAGCCGTGGTATCCAGGATGGCAGTTGTCCCGGCTTTGTAGCCTGCCGGGAAGGCCAGATGATCGGCTACTGCTTCGGCGACGTGGAATCCGGTGAGATCGTCGTTCTCGCCCTGCTCCCCGCCTACGAGGGACAGGGAATCGGCAAGACCTTGCTCGGACTGATGATAGAGACGCTGGCGCGCCAAGGATTCAAGCGCCTGTTCCTGGCCTGCTCCAGCGATCCGAAGGTTCGCTCCCATGGTTTCTATCGATACCTGGGCTGGGTGCCGACTGGGGAACGGGATGAGTACGGCGACGACATCCTGGAACTCTCGGTCCACTGA
- a CDS encoding glycine zipper domain-containing protein gives MRKSFTALAFSILASQGVVAGETANTAVGGGLGGALGSVVGQAVGGSTGAAIGAGVGGAAGGAVTAKDGKKTEAAIGGGLGAAGGQVIGNSMGGSTGGAIGAGLGGAAGSAVGNSLADDNDHHDNHKSSHKHKHKHK, from the coding sequence ATGCGCAAATCATTCACTGCACTGGCATTTTCCATTCTGGCGTCACAGGGCGTCGTTGCGGGTGAAACCGCCAACACGGCGGTCGGCGGCGGCTTGGGTGGGGCCCTGGGAAGTGTGGTCGGTCAGGCCGTTGGTGGAAGCACCGGCGCGGCGATCGGCGCAGGCGTCGGTGGCGCCGCGGGTGGCGCGGTGACGGCGAAGGACGGCAAGAAGACCGAAGCGGCCATCGGTGGCGGGCTTGGCGCCGCCGGTGGGCAGGTGATCGGCAACAGCATGGGGGGCTCCACGGGCGGCGCGATCGGTGCCGGCCTGGGTGGTGCTGCGGGCAGCGCCGTTGGCAATAGCCTGGCCGATGACAACGACCACCATGACAACCACAAGTCGAGCCACAAGCACAAACATAAGCACAAGTAG
- a CDS encoding amidohydrolase — protein MSKFKAYVQQWIDEHRQQLSDWHQVIWHFAEPAFREYKSCAWYVELLRREGFTVEEGSGGMPTAFVAIFSNGEGPVLATYAEYDAVPGNCQAAATRPMPREGLSKYAPGHTDPHSALGMSALGGVLAAKAAMLEFGIKGTLKFFGEPAEKLRASKPVHAAKGYYDDIDAAVSFHPTYMLPLNNTTTWDTHCGIAYSYIYTFTCEDPQNWIAADRYSPIPQNHLAARAPGANDALVHFYTLNESLRRSTLPFTGLWSFNEAILTAGQATADNLPPHISQIQYLLRCDSIEQAETISTVMDNNAAAAALATGCKWKKTWVCKSRGGLANHALAQACYDNLAEIGAPTWGEAAIAVAREIQVNLGLEPMDEPFLPATEALVEPQECERQLRLQMPAWQKYLTSDDYPEYTWHCPTVRLYVARPMLSAPAGYTYPDWVANALGGIRETIDPMIEVASKTIGSTLIELFTEPDLLAEATREFNERTGGGIGGTQWQAPLLPKDFQVPHRFRWPEYIRTVRGEEWWIPARDDE, from the coding sequence ATGTCGAAGTTCAAGGCCTACGTCCAGCAGTGGATCGACGAGCACCGCCAGCAGTTGTCCGACTGGCACCAGGTGATCTGGCATTTCGCCGAGCCGGCTTTCCGCGAGTACAAGTCCTGCGCCTGGTACGTGGAGCTGCTGCGCCGCGAAGGCTTCACGGTGGAAGAGGGCAGCGGCGGCATGCCCACCGCCTTCGTCGCTATCTTCAGCAATGGCGAAGGCCCGGTGCTCGCCACCTACGCCGAGTACGACGCGGTACCCGGCAACTGCCAGGCGGCGGCGACCCGGCCGATGCCGCGCGAGGGCCTGTCGAAGTACGCGCCGGGCCACACCGACCCGCACTCCGCGCTGGGCATGAGCGCCCTGGGCGGTGTACTGGCGGCCAAGGCGGCGATGCTGGAGTTCGGCATCAAGGGCACCCTCAAGTTCTTCGGCGAGCCGGCGGAAAAGCTCCGTGCCTCCAAGCCGGTGCATGCCGCCAAGGGCTACTACGACGACATCGACGCGGCCGTCAGCTTCCACCCCACCTACATGCTGCCGCTGAACAACACCACCACCTGGGACACCCACTGCGGCATCGCCTATTCGTACATCTACACCTTCACCTGCGAAGACCCGCAGAACTGGATCGCCGCCGACCGCTACAGCCCGATCCCGCAGAACCACCTGGCGGCCCGTGCGCCGGGCGCCAACGACGCGCTGGTGCACTTCTACACCCTGAACGAAAGTCTGCGCCGCTCGACGCTGCCTTTCACCGGGCTGTGGAGCTTCAACGAAGCCATCCTCACCGCCGGCCAAGCTACCGCCGACAACCTGCCGCCGCACATCTCGCAGATCCAGTACCTGCTGCGCTGCGACTCCATCGAGCAGGCCGAGACCATCTCCACGGTGATGGACAACAACGCGGCCGCTGCCGCACTGGCCACCGGCTGCAAATGGAAGAAGACCTGGGTCTGCAAATCCCGCGGCGGCCTGGCCAACCACGCCCTGGCCCAGGCCTGCTACGACAACCTGGCCGAAATAGGCGCGCCGACCTGGGGCGAGGCGGCGATTGCGGTTGCTCGCGAAATCCAGGTGAACCTCGGCCTCGAACCGATGGACGAGCCCTTCCTGCCGGCCACCGAAGCCCTGGTCGAACCCCAAGAGTGCGAGCGTCAGCTGCGCCTGCAGATGCCGGCCTGGCAGAAGTACCTGACCTCGGACGACTACCCCGAGTACACCTGGCATTGCCCGACCGTGCGCCTGTATGTGGCGCGGCCGATGCTGTCGGCGCCGGCCGGCTACACCTACCCGGACTGGGTCGCCAACGCCCTGGGTGGCATCCGCGAGACCATCGACCCGATGATCGAGGTGGCGTCGAAAACCATCGGCAGCACGCTGATCGAACTGTTCACCGAGCCCGACCTGCTGGCCGAGGCCACCCGCGAGTTCAACGAACGCACCGGTGGTGGCATTGGCGGCACGCAGTGGCAGGCGCCGCTGTTGCCGAAGGACTTCCAGGTGCCGCACCGCTTCCGCTGGCCGGAGTACATCCGCACGGTGCGGGGCGAGGAGTGGTGGATTCCCGCGCGGGACGATGAGTGA
- a CDS encoding LysR substrate-binding domain-containing protein, with protein MHFPSMTALRALDAVARLGSVSAAATELNLTRSAVSHRIATLEERLGFALTERTGRGIRLTYRGERYARDVRRILAEVQLAGSSFDEQQVIGRLCVSSNPGFATYWLCQHLGDFLAQYPQVQLHVVTPRVPQDTSAAEADLFIAYGAGDWPNQIVEPLVALHFFPVCSPRLLNVRNSLKSPADLAGHTLLHMNDFADWRLWLGAVGARDIEFTSGVLFADATSTIAACIAGQGVAIGDNLLSGDALSRGLLVRPFDITIQSNRNYYLVTDPVKAERAVVKAFSEWLKTRVAATTQSAIDLDQPPLVFPQETP; from the coding sequence ATGCACTTTCCCTCGATGACCGCCCTGCGCGCGCTGGACGCCGTGGCGCGGCTGGGCAGCGTGTCCGCCGCCGCCACGGAGCTGAACCTCACCCGCAGCGCGGTGAGCCACCGCATCGCGACCCTGGAGGAACGCCTGGGCTTCGCCCTCACCGAGCGCACCGGGCGCGGCATCCGCCTCACCTACCGGGGCGAGCGCTACGCCCGCGACGTGCGGCGCATCCTCGCCGAGGTGCAGTTGGCCGGCAGCAGCTTCGACGAGCAGCAGGTCATCGGCCGCCTGTGCGTCAGTTCCAATCCAGGGTTCGCCACCTACTGGCTGTGCCAGCACCTGGGCGACTTCCTCGCGCAGTACCCGCAGGTGCAACTGCACGTGGTCACGCCCCGCGTGCCGCAGGACACCAGCGCGGCGGAGGCCGACCTGTTCATTGCCTACGGCGCCGGCGACTGGCCCAACCAGATCGTCGAGCCCCTCGTCGCCCTGCACTTCTTCCCGGTCTGCAGCCCCCGCCTGCTCAACGTCCGCAACAGTCTGAAGTCCCCGGCCGACCTGGCCGGCCATACCCTGCTGCACATGAACGACTTCGCCGATTGGCGCCTCTGGCTGGGTGCGGTCGGGGCGCGGGACATCGAGTTCACCTCCGGCGTGCTGTTCGCCGACGCCACCAGCACCATCGCAGCCTGCATCGCCGGCCAGGGCGTGGCCATCGGCGACAACCTGCTCAGCGGCGACGCCCTGAGCCGCGGCCTGCTGGTGCGCCCCTTCGACATCACCATCCAGTCCAACCGCAACTACTACCTGGTGACCGACCCGGTGAAGGCCGAACGCGCCGTGGTGAAAGCCTTCAGCGAATGGCTCAAGACCCGCGTCGCCGCCACCACCCAGAGCGCCATCGACCTGGACCAGCCGCCGCTGGTGTTTCCGCAGGAGACCCCGTGA